The Natrinema saccharevitans genome includes the window TGGAGGGACAGTCACCGGATATGACCGAGGCGACGGGGATCGTCGGCGAGTTCTTCTCGCTCAAGGAAGGGACCGACGCCGACCTCCTGACGATGCAGTGTGGCGACTTCTACGAGTTCTTCGGCGAGGACGCCGAACTCGTCAGCGAGGAACTCGATCTCAAAGTCTCGCAGAAATCGTCACACGGCTCGTCCTATCCGATGGCCGGCGTGCCGATCGACGACCTGACGCCCTATCTCAAGGCCTTAGTCGAGCGCGGCTACCGCGTCGCCGTCGCCGACCAGTACGAGACCGACTCCGGTCACGCACGCGAGGTCGTCCGCGTCGTGACCCCCGGCACCCTGCTCGAGACGAGCGACGCCGACGCCCAGTACATGGCGGCGGTCGTCGACGGCGGCGACGACTACGGCCTCGCGTTCGCCGACGTGACGACCGGCCGATTCCTCGTCGCCGACGCCACCGACGCCGACGAGGCACTGACGGAGCTCTACCGATTCGACCCGGTCGAGGTCCTGCCCGGCCCCGACGTGCGGACCGACGACGAGTTGCTCGAGCAGGTCCGCGAGCGGTTGGACGCGACGCTGACCCTCCACGAGACCGAAGCGTTCGCACCCAAACGCGGTGCCCACACCGTCCGCGACCAGTTCGGGACCGAGACCGTCGACCGGCTGTCGGTCGGCGAACCGACGCTCGCCGCGGCCGGCGCAGTGCTTTCCTACGTCGAGGAAACCGGCGCGGGCGTGCTGGCCTCGATGACCCGCATCCAGGCCCACCACGGCGACGACCACGTCACGCTGGACGCGACTACCCAGCGCAACCTCGAGCTCACGGAAACGATGCAGGGCGACGGCGACGGCTCGCTGTTCGCGACGATCGACCACACCGAGACCAGCGCCGGCGGCCGGCTGCTCAAAGAGTGGCTCCAGCGCCCGCGACGGTCGCTCGAGACGCTCGAGGAACGTCAGGCCGGCGTCGCCGCGCTGTCGACGGCGGCGCTGGCCCGCGACGAGATCCAGGATCGGCTCGGCGAGGCCTACGACCTCGCGCGGCTGGCCTCGAAGGCCAGCCACGGCAGCGCCGACGCGCGGGATCTGGTCGCCGTCCGCGAGACGCTGGCCGTTCTCCCGGCCGTGGCCGAGACGATCGATTCGACGCCGGAACTGGCCGACTCCGCCCTCTCGGCGATCGTCGACCGACCGGACCGGGAAGTCGCCCGAGAGCTGCGCCAGACCCTCGAAGAGGCCGTCGTCGAGGACCCACCCTCGACGGTGACCCAGGGGGAACTCCTCCGGACGGGATACGACGCGGAACTCGACGAGGTGATCGAGCGCCACGAGGACGTCAGGGAGTGGCTCGATACCCTCGCCGAGCGCGAGAAGCGCCAGCACGGGCTCTCACACGTTACCGTCGACCGGAACAAGACCGACGGCTACTACATTCAGGTCGGCAAATCGGCCGCGGACGGCGTCCCCGATCACTACGAGGGGATCAAGACGCTCAAAAACTCGAAGCGGTTCACGACCGAGGAACTCGAGGAGAAAGAACGCGAGATCCTCCGGCTCGAGGACCGGCGCGGCGACCTCGAGTACGACCTCTTCGCGGAGCTCCGCGACGAAGTGGCCGAGCGGGCGGAACTGCTGCAGGACGTCGGCCGGGCCTTGGCGACGATCGACGCGCTGGCAAGTCTCGCGACTCACGCCGCCGAGAACCGCTGGGTGCGGCCGGAACTACATCGGGGCGATCGCCTCGAGATCGAGCAGGGTCGCCATCCGGTCGTCGAGCAGACGACGGAGTTCGTGCCCAACGACGTGCGGCTGGACGAGGACCGCGGCTTTCTGGTCGTCACCGGCCCCAACATGTCCGGCAAGTCGACGTACATGCGTCAGGTCGCGTGTATCGTCCTGCTGGCCCAGATCGGGAGCTTCGTCCCGGCCGAGGCGGCCGAGATCGGCGTCGTCGACGGCATCTTCACCCGCGTCGGCGCGCTCGACGAACTCGCACAGGGCCGGTCGACGTTCATGGTCGAGATGAGCGAACTCTCGAACATCCTGCACACCGCGACCGAGGAGTCGCTGGTCATCTTGGACGAGGTGGGGCGGGGCACCGCGACCTACGACGGCATCTCGATCGCGTGGGCCGCCACGGAGTATCTGCACAACGAGGTCAAGGCCAAGACCCTCTTTGCGACCCACTACCACGAACTGACGGGCCTCGCGGAGAACCTGCCCCGGGTCGCCAACGTCCACGTCGCGGTCGCCGGCGACCCGGAGTCGCCGGCTGCCAGCGGGACGTCGTCTCGCCCGGCCGACGAGCGCGACGGCGAGGTCACCTTCCTGCGGACGGTCCGAGACGGCCCCACGGACCGCAGCTACGGCGTCCACGTCGCTGACCTCGCCGGCGTCCCGGACCCCGTCGTCGACCGCTCGAGGGAGGTCTTAGAGCGCCTGCGCGAGGAGAAGGCCATCGAGGCGAAAGGCGGGGCCTCGAGCGAGCCGGTACAGGCGGTCTTCGATCTGGGCAGCGGGACGATGCGCGCGGCGTCAGGGGACGGGCAGGGATCCGCCGCGGCGTCGACCGACGGCGGCCCGACGGCGGGCGACGGTCAGTCGATCGACCCCGAGACCGAGGCCGTCCTCGAGGACCTCGAGTCGATCGACGTCAACACGACGCCGCCGATCGAACTCGTCTCGAAGGTGCAGGAGTTACAGGAGCGACTCGAGGAGTAAGCCGGCCGCCGATGCCGCGTTTGACGTCGGGGTGTGCGAGTTACCAGTCGTCGCTCGGATGGGTTCCGAAAACGGAACGGCTGAATCGGTAGGGAGACATGCGAGCTTTTCGATGACAACCCATCAAAAGATATTTGATTACATTCTGACCACAGCACCTCATGAATCGGCGACAGTATCTCGCTGCAAGCGGATTGATGGCTGTACCCTTAGCTGGGTGTACTTCGGTGGGGGGTGAGACACGACTCACCGCCGATGGTGTGATCGAGGACGATGGAGGTGTCGTACTGCGTTTAGCGAGAACGGCGAGGATCTATTGCGAATTCAGTTCCAAAAACAGTTCACCGATGACGAGAAACGCGAGTACTATCCATTCTTTGTGACTTCGTGGCAGCCGGATGGCATTCGACTCGACTCACTCCGGCTCAAATTCCGCTCTCCGCCGTCCACTGCTGGCTTCTCACCAGCCGGGATCTCCCTTCGGGAAGGCGACCACGCATACAAAGCGACACTCTCTCAGGACGGCGATAACCCATCGACGACTATCTTGGACATGCCAGACACTACTGGCATCGGCCACGGAAGCGTGAAGACGGATTTTCTTCTTGCTGGAGATCACGAACAGAATCCTCAAGAACTGTGGATTGGAACCGAGGCCGCGCTTTCAGATGACGGTTTTTGGAGAACTAATTATAGTGCGACTGGGGACTTTACTGTCGGGTTTCCCTGAAGAGATACAACGATCATATTCACCACTATCTACCCAATCACACCTTCTGACCGGATGAGACACACCCTGTACTTACCGCTGGTTCACGATCGCCTGTCCGACTCTGTTCCAACGCTACTTGACGATGGACACGAGGTCCTTATGGAGGCCTATTACCGCCTGTGCGACTCGTCGTCGCCGACGCGATTTGGTATCGACCGCTATACCGTTACGCTCGATCCACCGCCGCATTTTGCTACTGCCGGCTTTCCGGTCGATGCCGACCTGCCAGAGGTGGTTAATCGGGTGTCGCAGCCAGTTGTAC containing:
- the mutS gene encoding DNA mismatch repair protein MutS, coding for MTEATGIVGEFFSLKEGTDADLLTMQCGDFYEFFGEDAELVSEELDLKVSQKSSHGSSYPMAGVPIDDLTPYLKALVERGYRVAVADQYETDSGHAREVVRVVTPGTLLETSDADAQYMAAVVDGGDDYGLAFADVTTGRFLVADATDADEALTELYRFDPVEVLPGPDVRTDDELLEQVRERLDATLTLHETEAFAPKRGAHTVRDQFGTETVDRLSVGEPTLAAAGAVLSYVEETGAGVLASMTRIQAHHGDDHVTLDATTQRNLELTETMQGDGDGSLFATIDHTETSAGGRLLKEWLQRPRRSLETLEERQAGVAALSTAALARDEIQDRLGEAYDLARLASKASHGSADARDLVAVRETLAVLPAVAETIDSTPELADSALSAIVDRPDREVARELRQTLEEAVVEDPPSTVTQGELLRTGYDAELDEVIERHEDVREWLDTLAEREKRQHGLSHVTVDRNKTDGYYIQVGKSAADGVPDHYEGIKTLKNSKRFTTEELEEKEREILRLEDRRGDLEYDLFAELRDEVAERAELLQDVGRALATIDALASLATHAAENRWVRPELHRGDRLEIEQGRHPVVEQTTEFVPNDVRLDEDRGFLVVTGPNMSGKSTYMRQVACIVLLAQIGSFVPAEAAEIGVVDGIFTRVGALDELAQGRSTFMVEMSELSNILHTATEESLVILDEVGRGTATYDGISIAWAATEYLHNEVKAKTLFATHYHELTGLAENLPRVANVHVAVAGDPESPAASGTSSRPADERDGEVTFLRTVRDGPTDRSYGVHVADLAGVPDPVVDRSREVLERLREEKAIEAKGGASSEPVQAVFDLGSGTMRAASGDGQGSAAASTDGGPTAGDGQSIDPETEAVLEDLESIDVNTTPPIELVSKVQELQERLEE